A window of Lacibacter sediminis contains these coding sequences:
- a CDS encoding ankyrin repeat domain-containing protein has product MHVPEDDIITLLELHAVDGIRNCFAHGLDANSLHKNQPLIYELLSEYTRSPRFNDCVKAFVDAGLQFDDRALLAVLLNDAMMLDEELKKDKSITLKRISFRAAYTPLEEATLLHVCAEFNHVDCAEVLMRYGADVNAAAGTDEFGFGGQTPIFHTVNQNNHQSKEMMHFLLEHGAKLDINVKGIIWGKSYPWETLIPSVNPISYAMMGLLPQMHRNEKTIHEVVSTLLKHQYNINYTAGNVPNKYLNS; this is encoded by the coding sequence ATGCATGTGCCGGAGGATGATATTATAACCTTGCTTGAACTGCATGCTGTAGATGGCATCCGTAATTGCTTTGCTCATGGACTTGATGCAAACAGCTTACACAAAAACCAACCGCTTATTTACGAACTGCTGAGTGAATATACACGCTCACCCCGTTTCAACGATTGTGTAAAGGCATTTGTTGATGCAGGTTTGCAGTTCGATGACAGGGCTTTACTTGCTGTGTTGTTGAATGATGCGATGATGTTGGATGAAGAACTAAAGAAAGATAAAAGCATTACTCTCAAACGGATTTCATTCCGTGCAGCTTATACACCGCTTGAAGAAGCAACGCTGTTACATGTATGTGCCGAGTTTAATCATGTTGACTGTGCAGAAGTATTGATGAGGTATGGAGCCGATGTAAATGCAGCAGCGGGTACAGATGAATTCGGCTTTGGTGGCCAAACACCCATCTTCCATACGGTGAATCAGAACAATCATCAATCAAAGGAAATGATGCATTTTCTGTTAGAGCATGGCGCAAAGCTGGATATAAATGTGAAAGGAATTATTTGGGGAAAGAGTTATCCATGGGAAACATTGATCCCTTCAGTTAACCCAATCAGTTATGCGATGATGGGATTGTTGCCGCAAATGCACCGGAATGAAAAAACCATACATGAAGTGGTTTCGACCTTATTAAAACATCAATACAATATCAACTATACAGCTGGTAATGTTCCGAACAAGTACCTTAACTCCTGA
- a CDS encoding DinB family protein: MRKQILAVTVVLLAAFTTKAQLADSIKAHYIKDWERAKAYTKEYLDAMPKDKYDFKAQDSIRSFAAQMLHLAQGTIGMIASGTGAQRIWVGQNLEQRKTAHAPDSVNYLVMASYDFAIESIRNMDVSKLTETAGRGNFMFPRFVWLNKAFEHQTHHRGQTTIYIRLVGIKPPNEKLF, encoded by the coding sequence ATGCGAAAACAAATTCTGGCAGTTACAGTAGTTTTGCTTGCAGCTTTTACAACAAAAGCACAATTAGCCGATTCCATCAAAGCACATTACATCAAAGACTGGGAACGTGCAAAAGCATATACCAAAGAATACCTTGATGCCATGCCGAAAGACAAATATGATTTCAAGGCGCAGGACAGCATCCGTAGTTTTGCTGCACAAATGCTTCATCTTGCACAAGGAACGATCGGGATGATCGCCAGTGGCACAGGAGCCCAACGCATTTGGGTGGGACAAAATCTTGAACAACGTAAAACAGCTCATGCACCTGATTCAGTGAATTATCTCGTAATGGCGAGTTATGATTTTGCGATTGAAAGCATCCGCAACATGGACGTAAGTAAATTAACTGAAACAGCAGGGCGTGGTAATTTTATGTTTCCCCGATTTGTGTGGCTGAACAAAGCATTCGAACACCAGACACATCATCGTGGACAAACAACCATCTATATCCGTTTGGTTGGCATTAAACCGCCGAATGAGAAATTATTCTAA
- a CDS encoding bestrophin family protein: MLTNRIINPKMIIQFAWRLQAVCFVVSGLVFIAHDFLHIKSIAIPFLPVATIGTAVAFYVGFKNNSAYDRLWEARRIWGSITNASRMWGAMVTDVVASRADSPEDATAVKRELIYRHIAWLNMLRLQLRRNPVFHESWYVTSPKLKVVKDIFGDEKFEDKTEETMNKFLSAEEKNNVAQKPNIASAIMKRQNEELIRLKNKGWLDDFEHSDMSKLVLEFYNQQGASERIKSFPFPRQYASFSTVFVFIFITLLPFSLIGELSKLNASINWMVIPFTMLIAWVFAVMEQIGDASENPFDNGVNDIPMTAICRNIEIELREMLGEKELPPRIEPVQGILM; this comes from the coding sequence ATGCTCACCAACCGGATCATTAACCCCAAAATGATCATCCAGTTTGCCTGGCGTTTACAGGCTGTGTGTTTTGTTGTTAGCGGTCTCGTATTTATTGCACACGATTTTTTACACATCAAATCAATTGCTATTCCTTTTTTGCCGGTGGCAACCATTGGTACAGCCGTTGCATTTTATGTGGGCTTTAAAAATAACTCGGCGTATGATCGCTTATGGGAAGCCCGGCGAATTTGGGGAAGTATTACAAATGCCAGTCGTATGTGGGGTGCAATGGTCACAGATGTAGTTGCTTCACGTGCAGACTCACCAGAAGATGCAACAGCTGTAAAAAGGGAATTAATATACAGGCACATCGCCTGGCTCAATATGCTGCGCCTGCAATTGCGTCGCAATCCGGTGTTTCATGAATCATGGTATGTAACTTCTCCCAAGCTGAAAGTTGTAAAAGATATATTCGGTGATGAGAAATTTGAAGATAAGACAGAAGAAACGATGAATAAATTTTTAAGCGCCGAAGAAAAAAATAATGTAGCACAAAAGCCGAATATAGCATCTGCTATAATGAAACGGCAGAACGAAGAACTGATCAGGTTAAAAAACAAAGGCTGGCTCGATGATTTTGAACATAGTGATATGAGCAAACTCGTACTTGAATTTTATAACCAGCAAGGTGCATCAGAGCGTATTAAAAGTTTTCCGTTTCCACGTCAGTATGCAAGTTTCAGCACCGTGTTTGTATTCATCTTCATTACACTTCTTCCTTTCTCCTTGATCGGTGAACTGTCTAAATTAAATGCTTCGATCAATTGGATGGTGATTCCATTTACTATGCTGATCGCATGGGTGTTTGCCGTGATGGAGCAGATAGGCGATGCAAGTGAAAATCCGTTTGACAATGGTGTAAATGATATTCCAATGACAGCTATCTGCCGCAACATTGAAATTGAACTCCGTGAAATGCTGGGCGAAAAAGAATTGCCGCCACGTATTGAACCGGTGCAGGGAATATTGATGTAA
- a CDS encoding WD40/YVTN/BNR-like repeat-containing protein, protein MRKRILLSSVLLLTLCIFVTAQKKTTAPVKEEPKDAFNTGLLSGMQFRSVGPAITSGRIADIAVNPKNSSEYYVASAAGGVWKTTNAGVTYTPIFDGEGSFAIGCLAIDPTNTNVVWVGSGENNNQRVVGYGDGLYKSEDGGKSFKNVGLKNSEHIGRIAIDPTNGDIVYVAAYGPVWNSGGERGIYKTTDGGKTWKQVLNVSEHTGFNEVMVDPRHPNIVYAAAHQRQRKVFTYIGGGPESALYKSTDGGATWNKMMNGLPAGELGRIGLNYSPVNPDVLYCVVEGTEGKGGVFKSTDRGASWEKQSSYSTSGNYYQKIYCDPKDVNKVFVINVYFGVSKDGGKTFSILGEKNKHIDNHVIWINPKNTEHYLVGCDGGVYESFDSGENWNFKANLPVTQFYKVATDNAFPFYHIHGGTQDNFSLGGPSRTLSFNGIMNSDWYFTSLGDGYESQIDQTNPDIVYSQAQYGALTRYDKKSGEYLFIQPQEPEGEAYRWNWDAPLVISKYDNKRLYHGANKIFRTDDRGNTWKVISPDLTRQIDRNKLPVMGKVWSMDAVAKNGSTDIYGNITTIAESKFDENTIYVGTDDGLIQVTTDGGNNWMKIDNIAGVPERTYVNHIITSQHDKNVAYATFNHHRYGDFHPYVYKTSDGGKTWKSITNNLPERGTSYTIAEDHINKDLLFVGTEFGLFVSIDGGAKWVQMKAGLPTIAVKDLEIQKRENDLVLATFGRGFYVLDDYTPLRNLKREDLDKQAVIFPVKDAWMFVQSQPLGVRGKGFQGESFFTTPNPKVGAVFTYYLKDDIKTIKEKRRAAEAEKIKKGEAPTYPSPDSLRPEDEQPAPHLLFTVTDEAGNVVRRLKAPAKKGLKRIVWDFRTSPFGPIDFTPFDESFAFSSPDQGYFALPGTYKVSLSKFEDGVYTDLTEPQTFKAMALNAATLPATDKKALDDFCKKIAELSRVVAATDQYRGELVNKVRYLKQAVIETPKQSLDLSKALQDVEKRLNAANRQLNGDASLARREFETTPSVNGRIGYITGSLWNTTAAPTQTQINNYQIAAKQFTPVYNELKAIATEVKRLEDILEKNGAPYTPGRMPDWKGL, encoded by the coding sequence ATGCGTAAACGTATACTTCTCAGCAGTGTATTACTGCTCACCCTCTGCATTTTTGTAACTGCACAAAAGAAAACAACGGCTCCGGTTAAAGAAGAGCCCAAAGATGCTTTCAATACGGGTCTATTAAGTGGTATGCAATTCAGAAGTGTTGGTCCGGCTATTACATCGGGTCGTATTGCTGATATTGCGGTGAATCCCAAGAACAGCAGTGAGTATTATGTTGCATCGGCAGCAGGTGGTGTTTGGAAAACAACAAATGCCGGCGTTACCTATACTCCCATTTTTGATGGTGAAGGTTCATTTGCCATTGGCTGTTTAGCAATTGACCCAACCAATACAAACGTTGTGTGGGTGGGCAGCGGTGAAAATAATAACCAGCGTGTCGTGGGTTATGGTGATGGTTTGTACAAAAGTGAAGATGGAGGAAAGAGTTTCAAGAATGTCGGTTTAAAAAATTCAGAACATATCGGTCGTATTGCAATCGACCCTACGAATGGTGATATTGTTTATGTAGCAGCTTATGGTCCTGTTTGGAACAGTGGCGGCGAACGTGGAATCTATAAAACAACTGATGGCGGCAAAACATGGAAGCAGGTGTTAAATGTAAGTGAGCATACCGGTTTTAATGAAGTGATGGTTGATCCACGTCATCCGAACATTGTGTATGCTGCAGCGCATCAACGTCAGCGGAAAGTGTTTACTTATATTGGTGGCGGACCTGAATCTGCTTTGTATAAAAGTACTGATGGCGGTGCTACATGGAATAAGATGATGAATGGATTACCCGCCGGTGAATTAGGAAGAATCGGTTTGAATTATTCACCTGTTAATCCTGATGTGTTGTATTGCGTAGTTGAAGGAACAGAAGGCAAAGGCGGTGTATTTAAGAGTACCGATCGTGGTGCAAGCTGGGAAAAACAAAGCAGCTATTCAACTTCAGGCAATTACTATCAGAAAATATATTGTGATCCGAAAGATGTCAACAAAGTATTTGTCATCAATGTTTACTTCGGCGTTAGTAAAGATGGCGGTAAAACATTTTCGATTCTTGGCGAAAAGAATAAACACATCGATAACCATGTGATCTGGATCAATCCAAAAAATACAGAACATTATTTAGTTGGTTGCGATGGTGGTGTGTATGAAAGTTTTGATAGTGGTGAAAACTGGAATTTCAAAGCCAACCTTCCGGTAACACAGTTTTACAAAGTGGCAACCGATAATGCATTCCCGTTTTATCATATTCATGGTGGCACACAGGATAACTTCAGTCTTGGCGGGCCATCACGCACCTTAAGCTTCAATGGTATCATGAACTCCGATTGGTATTTCACCAGTTTGGGTGATGGTTATGAATCACAGATCGATCAAACAAATCCTGATATCGTTTATTCACAGGCACAATATGGTGCGTTAACACGTTATGATAAAAAGAGCGGCGAGTATTTGTTTATTCAACCACAGGAACCGGAAGGTGAAGCCTACCGCTGGAATTGGGATGCACCATTAGTGATCTCAAAATATGATAACAAACGTCTTTATCATGGTGCGAATAAAATTTTCCGTACTGATGATCGTGGCAATACATGGAAAGTGATCAGTCCGGATCTTACAAGACAAATTGATCGTAACAAATTACCGGTGATGGGCAAAGTATGGAGCATGGATGCTGTTGCAAAAAATGGTTCAACAGATATTTATGGCAACATCACCACTATTGCTGAATCAAAGTTTGATGAGAACACAATCTATGTTGGTACAGATGATGGATTGATACAGGTTACAACTGATGGTGGTAACAACTGGATGAAGATCGATAATATTGCCGGTGTTCCTGAACGAACTTACGTGAATCATATCATCACTTCGCAACACGATAAGAATGTAGCTTACGCAACATTCAATCACCATCGCTATGGCGATTTTCATCCGTACGTATACAAAACAAGTGACGGTGGTAAAACATGGAAATCGATTACCAATAATTTACCGGAGAGAGGCACCTCTTACACCATTGCAGAAGATCATATAAACAAAGACCTGTTGTTTGTAGGTACAGAGTTTGGTTTATTTGTAAGTATTGATGGCGGTGCAAAATGGGTGCAGATGAAAGCAGGCTTACCAACCATTGCGGTAAAAGATCTGGAAATTCAAAAAAGAGAGAACGATCTTGTTCTTGCAACATTCGGTCGTGGTTTTTATGTGTTGGATGATTATACTCCACTTCGTAATTTAAAAAGAGAAGATCTCGATAAACAGGCTGTTATTTTTCCTGTAAAAGATGCGTGGATGTTTGTCCAATCGCAACCATTAGGTGTAAGAGGCAAAGGTTTCCAGGGCGAAAGTTTCTTTACCACACCGAATCCGAAAGTGGGAGCAGTGTTTACATACTATTTGAAAGATGATATCAAAACCATCAAAGAAAAACGCAGAGCAGCAGAAGCAGAAAAAATAAAAAAAGGCGAAGCGCCCACTTATCCTTCACCTGATTCGTTGCGCCCGGAAGATGAACAACCGGCACCGCATTTATTATTTACGGTTACCGATGAAGCAGGCAATGTTGTTCGCAGGTTAAAAGCACCTGCAAAAAAAGGATTGAAACGTATTGTGTGGGATTTCCGCACTTCGCCCTTCGGGCCAATTGATTTTACGCCGTTTGATGAATCCTTTGCGTTCAGCTCGCCTGACCAGGGTTATTTCGCATTACCCGGCACCTACAAAGTATCGCTCAGCAAATTTGAAGATGGCGTGTATACTGATCTTACCGAACCACAAACCTTCAAAGCAATGGCCTTGAATGCAGCCACACTTCCTGCAACTGATAAAAAAGCATTGGATGACTTCTGTAAAAAAATTGCAGAGCTGAGTCGTGTAGTTGCAGCAACTGATCAATACCGTGGCGAGTTGGTGAATAAAGTACGTTACTTAAAACAAGCTGTTATTGAAACACCAAAGCAATCACTTGATCTGTCGAAAGCATTGCAGGATGTGGAGAAACGTTTGAATGCGGCGAACCGTCAGTTGAATGGTGATGCATCGCTGGCAAGAAGAGAGTTTGAAACAACGCCATCCGTGAATGGTCGTATTGGATATATCACAGGTTCACTTTGGAACACTACTGCAGCACCAACACAAACACAGATCAACAACTATCAAATAGCTGCTAAACAATTCACACCTGTTTACAATGAATTGAAAGCAATTGCAACAGAAGTGAAACGACTGGAAGATATTTTAGAGAAGAATGGAGCGCCTTACACACCCGGCAGGATGCCTGACTGGAAAGGTTTGTGA
- a CDS encoding YciI family protein, translating into MKQLLTIICLLFTLQIAAQEKTKTPQWLGILTLADKYKDEKNWTKQDEAITGEHFQRLVKMKNEGVVLLAGRTQLELADPGMMGLVIFYAKDEKEAMQFMQDDPAVKNKIMLAKVVPYGVAVNKCE; encoded by the coding sequence ATGAAACAACTGCTTACAATTATCTGCCTCTTGTTTACTTTGCAGATCGCTGCACAAGAGAAAACAAAAACTCCGCAATGGTTAGGCATTCTTACACTGGCCGATAAATACAAAGATGAAAAAAACTGGACCAAGCAAGACGAAGCTATTACCGGTGAACATTTTCAACGATTGGTAAAGATGAAGAACGAAGGTGTTGTTCTGCTGGCCGGAAGAACACAATTGGAATTAGCTGACCCCGGCATGATGGGCCTGGTGATCTTTTATGCCAAAGATGAAAAAGAAGCGATGCAGTTTATGCAGGATGATCCTGCAGTAAAAAACAAGATCATGCTGGCAAAAGTTGTACCTTATGGTGTAGCTGTAAATAAATGCGAATAG